The DNA region GTATTACAATGTGGAATTTAACACAAAATGAATATTTAACTTTAATGGTTGGTATTTTAATTGTGATTTGGTTTTTTACTTGGTTTTTAATGTGAATGGTTTTTAAGATAGTTGGGTATTTTAAATAATGAAAAAGTTTATATTTTTCTTTAAAAACTATTGTTATATTAGTGGTTCAATGCTTTTGTTTAGTTTGGTTAATTTATTATTTTGGATAATTTCTTGGTATTGTGTTGGTTTAGTATTTTGAATATTATTTGCTTTATAATGTGTTTATTTTGTGTGATAATTGTGAAAAAATATTTTTTATCAGTTAAATCCTTTTCGTTTAGTTCAGTTTATTTGACATAATCCGTTATCAGTTATTATTGGAAAGTTAGGGACCGGTAAAACATTACTTTTAACTTATTTATCGCAAGTTATGAAATTATTCACATATGAAATTTATAGTAATTATCCGTTAGAAGATGATAAAGTTAAAGTTTTAACATTTAAAAATTTAGATTTTACCGATCGAACAAAACCAGTCCCACCCGATGATAGTGTTATTTTATTTGGTGAAAGTTATTTGTATATTGATGGAACTAGTCCTCATGATGAGAAAAAAGTTCATAGTGGTAAAATACCGTGAATTGTTTTAGCAAGACATTTCGGTAATCCTGCGTTGTTTACTGCTCAGCGTGAGGGTATGATTTAAAATAATATTCGCCAGTTAGCAAGTGGCATTATTATTCCAATTTCATTGAAAAAACCAGTTATTAAGAAAGGTTTTAATTTTTTTAACCGTTTCTTTATTATGCGAATTGGTATTTTCCAAGATATTACCGATTATGAAATTTGAAAAACAAAATCAGTAGAACGAACAGCACAAGATACAAAGTTAAAGAAATAGGTTTATTATACAGATGGACGCTAAATATTTTGTACCAAGTAAATTTTCAGTTAATAAAAAGTATTATGTTTATGATTTTATTGATGAAAAAACAAGATTAGCATTAGGATATGTTTATAATAAATTAAGTATTGATAATGCTATTGCCGCTGTTAAAAAATCAATTAGTGATTTTAAAAATATATTTGGTGTTTAAATAACACGAATTAGAACTGATAACAGTTCTGAATTTATTAATAATTATCGGAATAATTAAAAAATTAGTGTTAAAAAAACTAATTTTACTTAATTTTTAGCAGATAAAAATGTTTTCCATCAAACAACACCGGTTCGTTCTCCGCAGTAAAACAATAAGTTAAATGCAGTTAGTTTACAGAATAAATTAAATGATTATTATTATTTTTATAATTTTGAAAGAGTGCATAAGTCTTTAAATTTTCATACACCATTTAACTTTTTGAATAGTTTAATTAAATAATTTTAAATTATTAAGTTTTTGTATTTAAACTAATTTTTAGTTTGTTTAATTTTATATTTTTTATTTATTTATTTTATGATATTTTTATAATTATAAATAAATATTTTTATTATTTTGTTATTTTCTTGTAATCTTTAAAATGTCTGTGGTATAACACACAATCCTTTAAATATCACTTCATAATCAATATTAACTTGCACTGTAATTCCAAATACCTCTTGTGAAGTATCTTTTAATAACCTCCCGATGTTAATTGGAAGAAGGTGGCATATTGATGAAACGGTTATTAACCATTTTTATTGCTTTTGTATTAGGCAGTGGTAATGTGTTTGGGGTGACTAGTTGTACCGCGCGAGGAAAGCATGAACGTGATGATAAAGATGAATTAGATCATAATCAAGATCTTGGTATTTTAAATGATATAAAAGAGGAAGTAAATCAAACTTTTGCAGCGTGCTGAGATACAAAGGCAACAATTGATATTAATGATTATACTGATGAAATACCATTTGTTGCAGAGTTAGTTGATGAGTTAAAAAAAGAGAATGATGGTTTGACATTGACGGATGAAAGAATTAGTAAATATTGTTTTTTAACATAGTTGCTTACTGGTTTTAAAGTAGAGTTTGCTAATTTGAATCAAAGTTTACGAGATCGCTATTCAAATTATTATGTTGATACAATGCCGTTTTTTTATATGAGCATAATATTTTATTTACTTTGTATAATATTAATTTTGATAACTACTTATTATTTATTATAATATTGAATAAAAAAGCACATTTATACCCTTAACAAATTATTTGCAAGATAAATTCTATCTTGCAAATAAAAGAGATTAAGAAATCATATTATTAAAATGTAATGCTATTTTCATATAAAAAATGTTTATCCTAACATTATAATTTAATAATAAACAATAACAATTATTATTTATCTTTTGGTTAAGAAAAACATTATCAATTATTTTTAAAACAATATTTAATTTCGGTTAAACCAACGACCAAGTAATGCATCACAGTTTCGTTTACGACGACGAGCAATTAATCATGGAATTGAAATTACTAGTGTTAAAATAATTAAGAAAATAATAAAAATTACTAAACAAATACGATTTGTTTTTTTCTTTAAAGCTGCTAATTCTTCTGGATGAACAATTTCATATCCATAATAACCAATAATATTTGCTTTTCTTTTTTTTGTTAAAACAATATTAGCAATATGAACACCTAATGTTACAATTAAAATAATAATTGTAATTGTAATGGCTGCTGTTAAATCATCAACAATGCCTCAACTTCAAAAACCAAACCGAAACTCTTCACCTGAATGTTGTTGAAAACCATATAAAATTCCTAAAATAATTCCACCAAAGAAATAAGTCGGAAATGCTAATCAATTTAAAACAATACTACGAATAATCATTTTTTTATAATTATCAATTAAGAAATGCGGAATAGTATGATTACCCCGTATTAAATTAAAAAGATAACTATTTGTTTCAATTCGAACTCGTGATAAATCAAAAATACCAGCAAACAATAATCCTAGAGAAATTAACAAAAAAGTAATTGTCAAAAATGGATGAGGAATATATTTCGCTTTAATTCCCATAATTGTTTCTAATTCTTGTTGATGAGAAATAAAATATAATGCAATAAATAAACTTGTCAGCATTGTGCCAAGAAAACCAATAATAATCATAATTAAGGTACGAACTTTTTCCGAACGAATCTCACGAGCAATTTCTAAAGGAATTAAACGGTTAGCATATTCCTTATTAAAACGACGACAACGTTGTTTTTCTGAT from Spiroplasma kunkelii CR2-3x includes:
- a CDS encoding DUF2649 family protein; protein product: MKLKEFFIHIFLFIDKTNVESITMWNLTQNEYLTLMVGILIVIWFFTWFLMWMVFKIVGYFK